The Corynebacterium qintianiae genome has a window encoding:
- a CDS encoding acetyl/propionyl/methylcrotonyl-CoA carboxylase subunit alpha yields MTLNAVLIANRGEIAVRIARAARDAGIRSIAVYSEPDTGALHTQVADEAYLLPGNTSAETYMNIPALLSVATRAGADCLHPGYGFLSENADFARAVQDAGMTWIGPAPESIELLGDKLAARRVAVEVGAPLAPGTPDPLATWEEARDFAREHGMPIAIKAAFGGGGRGLKVVFDEADIEEGFNSAGREALEAFGRGECYVEKFLTHPRHVECQVLADTHGNVAVLGTRDCSTQRRFQKLIEEAPAPFLTDDQRRAIEEGARDICNQAGYVSAGTVEYIVSEDGTVSFLEVNTRVQVEHPVTEAVSGIDIIAEQFRIADGQPLSFAGRDPEITGHAFEFRINAEDVVNGFAPSPGTVTLFDVPTGPGIRVDAGVRSGSTIPAYYDSLMAKLIVWGTDRDSAILRARQALKEFRIEGVRTVLPFHRDMIDSPELNGDSLGVYTDWVDHNYSPGARHEVSDIEHLYDERTRLVIEIDGKLHEIGVPVSLLNTGGPATTPAAEAAGGAGAVTSRYEATIVEWLVADGDVVGKGDPLATVEAMKMESTIKAPRGGQVSLAASAGERVKANATIATIS; encoded by the coding sequence ATGACTTTGAATGCCGTACTCATTGCCAACCGCGGCGAAATCGCCGTTCGCATCGCCCGCGCAGCGCGCGACGCGGGCATCCGCTCCATCGCCGTGTACTCCGAGCCCGACACAGGGGCGCTTCACACCCAGGTCGCCGACGAGGCCTACCTCCTGCCCGGCAACACGTCGGCGGAAACCTACATGAACATCCCGGCACTGCTCAGCGTCGCCACCCGCGCCGGCGCCGACTGCCTCCACCCCGGCTACGGATTCCTCTCCGAAAACGCCGATTTTGCCAGGGCGGTCCAGGATGCCGGTATGACGTGGATCGGCCCCGCGCCGGAGTCGATCGAGCTGCTCGGCGACAAGCTGGCAGCGCGCCGAGTCGCCGTCGAGGTCGGCGCTCCGCTGGCCCCGGGCACCCCGGACCCGCTGGCCACGTGGGAGGAGGCGCGCGACTTCGCCCGCGAACACGGCATGCCCATCGCCATCAAGGCCGCTTTCGGCGGCGGCGGACGCGGCCTCAAGGTCGTTTTCGACGAGGCCGACATCGAGGAGGGCTTCAACTCCGCTGGCCGCGAGGCCCTGGAGGCCTTCGGCCGCGGTGAGTGCTACGTGGAGAAGTTCCTCACCCACCCGCGCCATGTGGAATGCCAGGTGCTCGCGGACACCCACGGCAACGTCGCCGTGCTGGGCACCCGCGACTGCTCCACGCAGCGCCGTTTTCAGAAGCTCATCGAGGAGGCGCCCGCGCCATTCCTCACCGACGACCAGCGCCGGGCTATCGAGGAAGGAGCACGCGACATCTGCAACCAGGCCGGGTACGTCTCAGCCGGCACAGTGGAGTACATCGTCTCCGAGGACGGCACCGTGTCCTTCCTCGAGGTCAACACGCGAGTCCAGGTCGAGCACCCCGTCACCGAGGCCGTCAGCGGTATCGACATCATCGCCGAGCAGTTCCGCATCGCCGACGGCCAGCCACTCTCGTTCGCGGGCCGCGATCCTGAAATCACCGGCCACGCGTTCGAGTTCCGCATCAACGCCGAGGACGTGGTCAACGGATTCGCGCCGAGCCCGGGCACTGTGACGCTTTTCGACGTCCCCACCGGCCCCGGCATCCGGGTCGACGCGGGCGTGCGCAGCGGGTCGACAATCCCGGCCTACTACGACTCGCTGATGGCGAAGCTCATCGTGTGGGGCACGGACCGCGACAGTGCTATCCTGCGCGCGCGCCAGGCGCTCAAGGAGTTCCGCATCGAGGGCGTCCGCACGGTCCTGCCGTTCCACCGAGACATGATCGACTCCCCCGAACTGAACGGCGACTCCCTCGGCGTCTACACCGACTGGGTGGACCACAACTACTCCCCGGGAGCCCGCCACGAGGTCTCGGACATCGAGCACCTTTACGACGAGCGCACGCGCCTCGTCATCGAGATCGACGGCAAGCTGCACGAGATCGGTGTGCCGGTCTCCTTGCTCAACACTGGCGGGCCCGCCACCACTCCTGCGGCAGAGGCGGCCGGCGGGGCCGGTGCAGTGACCTCCCGTTACGAGGCGACCATCGTCGAGTGGCTCGTCGCAGACGGCGACGTAGTGGGCAAGGGAGACCCGCTCGCCACCGTCGAGGCCATGAAGATGGAGTCCACCATCAAAGCGCCGCGAGGCGGCCAGGTTTCCCTGGCCGCCTCAGCCGGCGAGCGAGTGAAGGCGAACGCCACTATCGCGACGATCTCCTAA